The region GATGCGGCTGTCGGAGTTGAGCGAGCGCAGCGGGGTGTCCACCGCGACGATCAAGTACTACCTGCGCGAGGGGCTGTTGGCTCCGGGCCGCCGGATCAGTGCGACGACGGCGGAGTACGACGAGAGCCATCTGCGTCGGCTGCGGCTGGTGCGGGCACTGATCCAGGCGGGCCGGGTCCCCGTGGCGACGGCCAAGGAGATCCTCGGTCACGTCGACGACGAGTCCCTGGGCCGGACCATCCGGCTGGGCGCGGCCCTGTGGGCGCTGCCGCAGGAGCCCGAACCGGACGAGCGGGACCCGGCCGTCCAGTCCGCGCGCCACGAGGTGGACCGGCTCCTGGAGTCGCTGGGCTGGGAGACCGCCCGAGAGCTGAGCACCCTCTCCCCCGTGCACCGCTCCCTGGTGTCGGCGGTGGCCACGCTCATCCGGCTCGGCTACGCCTGGGACGCCGAACTCATGGCGCCGTACGCGCAGTTGATGCACCAGGCTGCTGTCCGCGACCTGGACTTCCTGGAGAAGCATCCCTCGGAGGAGGAGAAGGTCGAGACAGCGGTCGCGGCGGCGATTCTCTTCGAGCCGGTCCTCAAGGCGCTGCACCGGCTGGCCCAGGAGGAGGAGTCGGCCCGGCGCTACGGCATCGAGTGACGCGTACGACATCCGGGGCGGCGGAGTCCGTGAACCCAGCGGGCGGCACCGCCGGCTCCGGACCCCGCACACACCGATGGACCCCCACCGAAGTGGAGGCCCATCGGACTCACGTACCCCCGACCGGATTCGAACCGGCGCTACCGCCTTGAGAGGGCGGCGTGCTAGGCCGCTACACAACGGGGGCAAGGATCACAACTGATCCAGCTGGGCTACCAGGACTCGAACCTAGAACAACGGAACCAGAAACCGTCGTGTTGCCAATTACACCATAGCCCAAAGGTGGTCTAGACCACCGAGTACCCCCGACCGGATTCGAACCGGCGCTACCGCCTTGAGAGGGCGGCGTGCTAGGCCGCTACACAACGGGGGCCCTAGCGATCCTGCATGAGAGGCAGCGGGTGCGACCCTGACTGCCTTCCTGGGAAGGATCTGTACCCCCGACCGGATTCGAACCGGCGCTACTGCCGTGAGAGGGCAGCGTGCTAGGCCGCTACACAACGGGGGCGTTGCGGAGTTGACCTCCGCGTTTGCAGATGAGCTCTGCGAGCTGGCCTACCAGGACTCGAACCTAGACTAACGGAACCAGAAACCGTCGTGCTGCCAATTACACCATAGGCCACTGAAACTCAATCCCCTGCGGGGATCTTGTTTTAGCTTGCGCCTCCGGTTCGGGACCTTTCGGCCCGCTCTCCGGCGGCGCAGGAAGAACATTACCTGAAGGTGGACGGCGCTCCAAAACGGGTATCGGCGCCGACGATCGCGGGGAGTTCGGCCAGCGAGGCGATCCGGTGCGGGCCGACGGGCGTGTCGATGGGCGTGTCGACGGCAGCCCGGCCGCCCTCGCGGTCGAGCCAGACCGACAGCAGACCGGCGTCGGAGGCTCCCCGCCCGTCGATCTCCGGGTGGTCGCCGACGTACGCGACCTGCCGCGGGGCGAGTTCCAGTGCCTCGCAGGCCGCGTGGAAGGCCTGGGCGTCCGGCTTGGAGACGCCGAGCTCGGCGGCGCACAGGACGGCCTCGAAGCGGTCGCGCACGCCGAGGACGCGCAGCTTGCGGTCCTGGACGGTGAGGCTGGAGTTCGACAGCACCCCGTGCCGGTGACTGGCGGCGAGGGCGTCCAGGACGGGCAGCACGTCCGGGAAGAGGGTCCAGGCGGCCTCGTAGTGCGTGAGGTACCGCTGGAACCAGGCGTCGGCCTCGGCGTCCGTCAGCCGCTCGCCCAGGAAGACCCGGACACGGTCCCGGCGCTGCCCCTCGAAGTCGGTCTCCCCCGCCGAGAAGCGCGCCCACTGCTGGTCGGTGATCTCCCGCCAGTGCGCGAGGGCCTGCTCGGCGGACTCGTACGCGTCGAGCAGCCCCTCGGCGGCCAGGTGACCGTGCATGCCGGTGCGGTCGGCGGTGGTGTAGTCGAAGAGGGTGTCGTCCACGTCCCAGATCACGGCCCTGATGGTCATGGTTCGACGGTATCCCGGAGTGCGGCTCCCGTGTCGGCCGGTTGACGCTTGTCGCTCCGGTGAACCGTCGGCGACGACCTCGAACGCCGCCCCACGGGCGGAAGTTGGGCCGGGCGCGGCGCCAGGGCACACGACGAGGGGGCGGCGTCCGAACCGGACGTCGCCCCCTCGTCTCGTCGTACGACGTGCGGCTACAGCTTCGCCAGCGCCGCGTCGATGCGGGCCAGGGTCTTCTCCTTGCCCAGGATCTGCAGCGACTCGAAGAGCGGCAGGCCCACCGTGCGGCCGGTGACGGCGACGCGGACCGGGGCCTGGGCCTTGCCGAGCTTGAGGCCGTGCTCCTCACCGGCGGCCAGGACGGCCTCCTTGAGGGACTCCGGGGAGGACCAGTCGGCGGCGTCCAGCTTCTCGCGGGCCGTGCGGAGCAGGGCGTCGCTGCCCTCCTTCATGGCCTTCGTCCAGGAGGCCTCGTCGACGGCCGGCTCCGGCAGGAACAGGAAGTCGACGTTGTCCGTGATCTCGGAGAGCACCTTCATCCGCGACTGGGCGTGCGGGGCGATCGCCTGCCACTTCGCCTCGTCGAAGTCCTCCGGCGCCCAGGGGGCGAACGGGGCCCGCAGCCAGGGGGCGCAGCGCTCGGTGAAGTCCTTCACGTCGAGCAGGCGGATGTGGTCGGCGTTGATCGCCTCGCACTTCTTCAGGTCGAAGCGGGCCGGGTTCGGGTTCACGTCCGTGACGTCGAAGGCGGCGACCATCTCGTCGATGGAGAAGATGTCGCGGTCCGCCGAGAGCGACCAGCCGAGCAGGGAGAGGTAGTTCAGCAGGCCCTCGGGGAGGAAACCGCGCTCCCTGTAGAGGTTGAGCGAGGACTCCGGGTCGCGCTTGGAGAGCTTCTTGTTGCCGTCGCCCATCACGTACGGGAGGTGGCCGAAGGCGGGGGTCTCCTTGGCGATGCCCAGCTCGGTCAGCGCCTTGTAGAGGGCGATCTGCCGCGGGGTGGAGGAGAGCAGGTCCTCGCCGCGCAGGACGTGGGTGATCTCCATCAGGGCGTCGTCCACCGGGTTGACCAGGGTGTACAGCGGCGCGCCGTTGGCACGGACGATGCCGTAGTCCGGGACGTTCTCCGGGAGGTACGTGATCTCGCCGCGGACCAGGTCGTCGAAGGTGATCGCCTCGTCGGGCATCCGGAAGCGGACGATGGGCGTGCGGCCCTCGGCCACGTAGGCGGCCTTCTGCTCGTCGGTGAGGTCGCGGCAGTGGCCGTCGTAGCCGGAGGGCTTGCCGGCGGCACGGGCGGCCTCGCGGCGGGCGTCCAGCTCCTCGGTGGAGCAGTAGCAGTGGTACGCGTGGCCGGCGTCCAGCAGCTTCTGGGCGACATCCTTGTAGATGTCCATGCGCTGCGACTGGCGGTACGGCGCGTGCGGGCCGCCGACCTCGGGGCCCTCGTCCCAGTCGAAGCCCAGCCAGCGCATCGAGTCGAGCAGCTGGTTGTACGACTCCTCGGAGTCGCGGGCCGCGTCGGTGTCCTCGATGCGGAAGACCAGGGTGCCTTCGTTGTGCCGGGCGAACGCCCAGTTGAACAGGGCGGTGCGGACCAGGCCCACGTGGGGGTTGCCGGTCGGGGACGGACAGAAACGTACGCGTGGGGGCACCCCCTGTCCGAGCGGAGTCGAGGACTTGGGGGAGTTCGCGTTAGCCACGCTTGATCACCTTGTTGGTGAGAGTGCCGATGCCTTCGATGGTGACGGCGACCTCGTCGCCGACGTTCAGGGGGCCGACCCCAGCCGGGGTGCCGGTGAGGATCACGTCGCCGGGGAGCAGCGTCATGGCCTCGGTGATGTTGACGATCAGGTCCTCGACGGAGTGGATCATCTCGCTGGTGCGGCCGAGCTGGCGCTGCGCGCCGTTGACCGTGCACTGGATCGTGATGCCCTCGGCGATCGAGGCGAGGTCAAGGTCCGTCTCCACCCAGGGGCCGAGCGGGCAGGAGTTGTCGAATCCCTTGGCCCGGGCCCACTGCTTCTCGCGCTTCTGGACGTCACGCGCGGTGACGTCGTTGGCGCAGGTGTAACCGAGGATGACGTCCTTGACGCGCTCGCGCGGAACCTCGCGGCACATGCGGCCGATGACCACGGCGAGCTCGGCCTCGTGGTGCAGCTCGCTGGAGAAGGAGGGGTACTGGATGTCGTCGCCGGGGCCGATCACCGAGGTCGACGGCTTGAAGAAGGCGAACGGGGCGTCGGGCACCTCGTTGCCGAGCTCCTTCGCGTGCTCCGCGTAGTTGCGGCCGAAGGCCACGACCTTGTTCGGGAGCACCGGCGGCAGCAGCCGCACCTTGCTCAGCGGGACCTTCGTACCGGAGAGCTCGAAGTCCGCGAACGGAATGCCCTTGATGATGTCGAGGACGAGTTCGTCCGGCTTGTCGCCCTCGACCGCGCCGAAAGCGACGTTGCCGTCGATGGAGAACCTGGCGATGCGCACGGGATCCTTGCGCCCCTCACTGAGCTGGCTGGAGTCTGACGCTCCAGGCTAACGCGGGGAGGGGGCCGAGCTTCGCGTATATCCGCCGGTGGGCCGCAAGCCATGTGTGCCGGGCGGATGTCCGCCGTGTGCGCCGGTTGGCCGTCCGCCGTTTGTGGCCGCCGCCGGCCACCAGCGCCGGGGGGCCATCATCCACATGCCCCGCCGGCCATCGGACGTATGTGGCGGTGGGCCGCCGACCAAGTGCGCGGGGCGACCGTCGACCATGCGTGCCGTCCGCCGGGCCGTCGGCGTCGGGCGACCCATCAGCCACCTGCGTCGCGCGACCCTCGGCCGTGCGCGGCGGCCGACCCCCGGCGCAGTGAGTCGGCGGCGGTCCGCGTGCGTATTACTCGGCGACGGCGGCCGTGACCGGGGCTTCCATCAGGATGGTGCGGCGGGGGTTGGCGGTCTGGGCGGGGAGGTCGACCGAGTGCTCCGGCTGCTCCGGCGTCTGCAGCGCGTCGGCGTCCTCGAGGTGCGCCAGCGTGGTGCGTCGCGGGTTGGCTATGTTGCGGAACATCATCGTCGTCTTCACTGTTGTCCCAGACCTCGTCTTGGTGGGCGCCGCGGGGGGTCAAGGACCGCCGGGTCGGCGCGGGTTGTCGGATTTGCCATCCCTGTAAAGCGCCAGGCTAAACATGCAATTCCCGGCCGAAGCCGTGAAGGACTCATGATCGCCATGTGAGTTTGCTCACTTACTAGCAGGCAAACCGGTCAATTCAGGCCGCCAACTCACCTCGGCGAAACGGACATTGCTCCACTGAACCCAACATTCCGCTCCTGATCATCGCGACTGGGACACCCCCCGCGCACCCATGGCTCGTAGGCATACGCCCTTTATGTACGAGATCACTTTCTACATCTCGTAACGCATCCCTCACAAGGTGTCACGGTGGTCACAGCCTGGTACACGGGCCTTGTTGGAGATCCTGCACTGTGCTGGAATTCCACGGACCGCCGCGGGATCGAACCGGCGCACAGGAGGCGCGACTCAGCGCCGGGTGGCGGCGGGAAGGGGGAGCAGCGCCGGTCACTCACGACCACACCTGGGGGTGCGCCTGCGCCCCTGAACGACGCCGACACCGTCCCGCCGTTTTCGCGGAGGGGCGCCTGGTCCAGAGGTTGCGACGCTAGTGCAGGGACGTTTCAAGAGGGATGGCAGCGCTTCGGCGGAGCCGGAGCCGCACGGCGGGACCGACCGCGGTTCCTCGCCCCAGCACGCCCAGAACCCGGGACAATCAGAACTCGGCGGCGGTGAGCGCTCCGCGCGCCCCGGCGCGAAGGCTCCCGACCAACCACCCGCGAAGCCGAACGGTCCCCCCGGCCCCGGCTCCCGAATAGCCCTGCGCAACTGGCGCATCTCCACGCGTCTGGTGTCGCTGCTCGCGCTCCCCGTGGTCGCCGCGACCACGCTGGGTGCCCTGCGCATCAACCAGTCGATGGACGACATCCAGCAGCTCGACAACATGAAGCTGCTGACCGACATGACCAAGCAGGCGACCGAGCTCGCCGCCGCCCTCCAGAAGGAGCGCGACCAGTCGGCCGGCCCGCTCGCGCACGGCGCGAAGCCCACCGACATCACGGTCAAGGGAGTCCGCGACGCGACGGACGTCGCCAAGCAGCAGTTCATCGAGGGCACCCAGGAGATCGACACCGCCAGCGCGAACGGACAGCTCACCGGTGTCCGTGACAGCCTCGTGGCCATCGCGGGCGAGCTGAACAAGCTGAGCACCATCCGCAACGGCGCCTACAGTGACGCCAAGAACTCCTCGCAGACGGTCGACGGGTACCACCGCCTCATCACCCAGCTGATCAACCTCTCCCAGGACATGGCCGAGGCGACCAGCAACCCGGAGATGATCTCGCGCACCCGCGCCCTGTCGGCCTTCTCCTCCGCCAAGGAGTACGCCTCCGTCCAGCGCGCCGTCATCGCCGCCGCGCTGCCCGCGGGCAACACCACCTTCGGCCAGCTCTCCGAGAACGACCGGCTGTACGCGAACTCCGCGCAGGACAGCGAGGCCTCCGAGCGCACGAGCTTCGCGAGCATCTACGGCACCGGGGCGGAAGACCTCACCAAGCCGATCGACCAGGGCAACCCGACCATCCAGGCCGCCGACGCGTACTCCAACCGCGTACTCGGCTCGACGGGCGGTCTGAACACCCAGGACAAGCGCTCGTACAAGGACTGGGTCGACGACGACACGGCCAAGATCGAGCAGATGTCGAAGATCGAGCTGACGCTGCTCAACCAGATGGAGCAGAAGGCCCGTGAGCTGAAGAACGCCTCCCAGCAGGAGGCGATCATCTCCGGTGCGCTGATCCTGCTGGTCCTCGGCGTCTCTCTCGTCGGCGCCTTCGTCGTGGCCCGCTCCATGATCCGCTCGCTGCGTCGGCTCCAGGACACCGCGACCAAGGTCGCCCAGGACCGTCTGCCCGAGCTGGTCAAGCAGCTCTCCGAGTCCGACCCGCAGGACGTCGACACCTCCGTCGAGTCCGTCGGTGTGCACTCCCGGGACGAGATCGGCCAGGTGGCCGCGGCCTTCGACGACGTGCACCGCGAGGCCGTCCGACTGGCCGCCGAGCAGGCCCTCCTGCGAGGCAACGTCAACGCGATGTTCACCAACCTCTCGCGCCGCTCCCAGGGCCTCATCCAGCGTCAGCTCTCGCTCATCTCCGAGCTGGAGTCCCGCGAGGCCGACCCGGACCAGCTGTCCTCCCTCTTCAAGCTCGACCACCTCGCGACCCGCATGCGCCGTAACGGTGAGAACCTCCTCGTTCTCGCCGGTGAAGAGCCCGGCCGCCGCTGGACCCGCCCGGTTCCGCTGGTCGACGTGCTCCGCGCCGCCGCCTCCGAGGTGGAGCAGTACGAGCGCATCGAGCTGGCCTCGGTCCCGACGACGCAGGTCGCCGGCCGGGTCGTCAACGACCTCGTGCACCTGCTCGCCGAGCTCCTCGAGAACGCCACCTCGTTCTCCTCCCCGCAGACCAAGGTCAAGGTCACCGGTCACGCGCTGCCCGACGGCCGCGTGCTGATCGAGATCCACGACACCGGTATCGGCCTCTCCCCCGAGGACCTGGCCGCGATCAACGAGCGGCTCGCCTCGCCGCCCACCGTGGACGTCTCCGTCTCCCGCCGCATGGGTCTGTTCGTGGTCGGTCGTCTGTCGCAGCGCCACGGCATCCGTATCCAGCTGCGTCCGTCCGACTCCGGCGGCACCACCGCGCTCGTCATGCTCCCCGTCGATGTCGCCCAGGGCGGCAAGAAGGCTCCGGGCAAGCCGGGTCCGGGTGGTTCCGGTGGTCCGGCCGCCGCACAGGCCTCGGCCGGTGTCGCGGCGGCCCGCCGCGGCGGCCAGGGCGGCGGTCCGTCCCTCGGGGCGGGTGCCCCCGCCGGTGGCGGTGGCGGTCTCCTCGGCGCCCCGCCGCAGCGCGGACAGGTCGGCGCCGGTCAGGGTCCGCGGGCCGCGCTCCCCGGCAGCAACCAGGGCGGTCGTCCTGGCGGCGCCCCGGGTGGAGCGCGTGGACCGCAGAGTCCCGGCAACCAGCAGCAGGGCAGGCCGGCCCCGGCCGGTGCGGGTGCCTTCGGACAGGGTCCGCAGGGCCTGCAGGCCGCCGGAACCGGTGCCCCCCAGGGCTTCGGAGACGGACCCGCTCCACGCCAGGGCTTCGACTTCGGTGACAACAGCGGCCCCGCAGCCGCTCCTCCGCAGCAGCCCGCGGGCAACAAGGGCGGCGGCCGCCGCAGGCCGCAACTGCCCGGACGCGGTGGTCCGCGTGCCGAGCTGCCGGGCGGCAGCCCGCAGCAGTCCCGGCCGAGCTGGAGCGACGACAACGCGCAGCCGCCGGTGCCGCGCGCATCCCTCGACGCCCCGCGCGGTCACGAGGAACCCGACTCCACTTCGCGCATGCCCCGGATCGACGACCGGCAGGACCCGGCCGCGACCTCGGAGATGCCGCGGATCGACGACCGCCAGGGTCCCGCCGCCACTTCGGGATTCCCCCGTCCCGACTTCGACGCCCCGCGCCCCGGCATGAACGCGTCGCAGAACAACGGGCAAAGCAGCGGTCAGTTCGTCCGCCCCGACGTGTACGGCCCCTCGGGCACGGCTCCGGCCGCCCCGAGCCCGTCCACGACGGGCCAGTTCGCCACCCCGGGCTACGGCGCCTCCCAGGACCCGTCGTCCACGGGCCAGTTCGCGACGCCCGGCTACGGCGCCTCCCAGGACCCGTCGTCGACCGGCCAGTTCGCGACGCCCGGCTACGGCAACCGCCAGGACCCCTCGTCCACCGGCCAGTTCGAGCGTCCGGCGCCTCCGCAGCAGCGGCCCACGCGTCCGCAGGAGCCCGAGGCGCTGCCTCCGGCGACGGGCCCCGGTGACGGACGTACGCCGCTGTACGACACGCTGGAGACCAACTGGTTCCACGGTCAGGCGAACGGCGCCCAGAACGGCTCCCTCAACGGAGCTCACAACGGCGCCCAGAACAACGGCGTCCACACCAACGGCTCGCAGCCCTCGCAGCAGCCGCCGCAGACCCCCACAGCACCACCGCAACGGCCGGCCGCCGCACCGGCCTCCGCCAACTGGCGCACCTCGCCGAACGACGACCTCGTCCGGCAGGCAGAACGCGTCCGTCAACCGTCGGCGGGCGGGGTCACCACCTCAGGCCTGCCGCGCCGCGTCCCGCGAGCCAACCTCGTCGCGGGCACGGCACAGCAGCAACAGCACCAAACTGGTCCGCAGGTCTCCCGTGCGCCTGATGACGTACGCGGCCGGCTGACCAATCTCCGTAGGGGCATTCAGCAGGGTCGACAGGCCGGTACCGGCCAGACCGGCAGCTTCCCCAGCCCCACTCACCAGCAGGAGCGTTAGTTGAGCCCGATGAGCCAGGCGGCACAGAACCTGAACTGGTTGATCACCAACTTTGTGGACAACACCCCCGGGGTGTCCCACACCGTCGTCGTGTCCGCCGACGGGCTCCTTCTGGCCATGTCCGAAGGATTCCCACGCGACCGCGCCGACCAGCTTGCGGCCGTCGCCTCCGGTCTGACCTCGCTGACCGCCGGGGCCTCCCGGATCTTCGAGGGCGGCACGGTGGCTCAGACGGTCGTGGAAATGGAGCGCGGCTTCCTCTTCCTCATGTCCGTCTCGGACGGCTCGTCCCTGGCGGTCCTCTCCCACCCGGAATGCGACATCGGGCTCGTCGGCTATGAGATGGCGCTGCTCGTCGATCGGGCGGGTGCCGTACTCACGCCGGACCTGCGCGCTGAACTCCAGGGAAGTCTGCTCCACTAAAGGGCCCTGGTTCTAGAGACTGCACGAAATCACCGTCCGGCCGCCACAATCCCCCCACCGGCCCCAACAGACGGCACGAATGACCGACTTGCTGTCCCGCCCGGAGGATTCATGACCCCGCCCACCGCCTCTCATGATCCGTACGCACAGCCGTACGGGGACGAGGGCGACCAGCCGCTGGTACGTCCGTACGCGATGACCGGCGGCCGGACCCGGCCGCGGTACCAACTCGCCATCGAGGCGCT is a window of Streptomyces mirabilis DNA encoding:
- a CDS encoding nitrate- and nitrite sensing domain-containing protein → MQGRFKRDGSASAEPEPHGGTDRGSSPQHAQNPGQSELGGGERSARPGAKAPDQPPAKPNGPPGPGSRIALRNWRISTRLVSLLALPVVAATTLGALRINQSMDDIQQLDNMKLLTDMTKQATELAAALQKERDQSAGPLAHGAKPTDITVKGVRDATDVAKQQFIEGTQEIDTASANGQLTGVRDSLVAIAGELNKLSTIRNGAYSDAKNSSQTVDGYHRLITQLINLSQDMAEATSNPEMISRTRALSAFSSAKEYASVQRAVIAAALPAGNTTFGQLSENDRLYANSAQDSEASERTSFASIYGTGAEDLTKPIDQGNPTIQAADAYSNRVLGSTGGLNTQDKRSYKDWVDDDTAKIEQMSKIELTLLNQMEQKARELKNASQQEAIISGALILLVLGVSLVGAFVVARSMIRSLRRLQDTATKVAQDRLPELVKQLSESDPQDVDTSVESVGVHSRDEIGQVAAAFDDVHREAVRLAAEQALLRGNVNAMFTNLSRRSQGLIQRQLSLISELESREADPDQLSSLFKLDHLATRMRRNGENLLVLAGEEPGRRWTRPVPLVDVLRAAASEVEQYERIELASVPTTQVAGRVVNDLVHLLAELLENATSFSSPQTKVKVTGHALPDGRVLIEIHDTGIGLSPEDLAAINERLASPPTVDVSVSRRMGLFVVGRLSQRHGIRIQLRPSDSGGTTALVMLPVDVAQGGKKAPGKPGPGGSGGPAAAQASAGVAAARRGGQGGGPSLGAGAPAGGGGGLLGAPPQRGQVGAGQGPRAALPGSNQGGRPGGAPGGARGPQSPGNQQQGRPAPAGAGAFGQGPQGLQAAGTGAPQGFGDGPAPRQGFDFGDNSGPAAAPPQQPAGNKGGGRRRPQLPGRGGPRAELPGGSPQQSRPSWSDDNAQPPVPRASLDAPRGHEEPDSTSRMPRIDDRQDPAATSEMPRIDDRQGPAATSGFPRPDFDAPRPGMNASQNNGQSSGQFVRPDVYGPSGTAPAAPSPSTTGQFATPGYGASQDPSSTGQFATPGYGASQDPSSTGQFATPGYGNRQDPSSTGQFERPAPPQQRPTRPQEPEALPPATGPGDGRTPLYDTLETNWFHGQANGAQNGSLNGAHNGAQNNGVHTNGSQPSQQPPQTPTAPPQRPAAAPASANWRTSPNDDLVRQAERVRQPSAGGVTTSGLPRRVPRANLVAGTAQQQQHQTGPQVSRAPDDVRGRLTNLRRGIQQGRQAGTGQTGSFPSPTHQQER
- a CDS encoding HAD family hydrolase — its product is MTIRAVIWDVDDTLFDYTTADRTGMHGHLAAEGLLDAYESAEQALAHWREITDQQWARFSAGETDFEGQRRDRVRVFLGERLTDAEADAWFQRYLTHYEAAWTLFPDVLPVLDALAASHRHGVLSNSSLTVQDRKLRVLGVRDRFEAVLCAAELGVSKPDAQAFHAACEALELAPRQVAYVGDHPEIDGRGASDAGLLSVWLDREGGRAAVDTPIDTPVGPHRIASLAELPAIVGADTRFGAPSTFR
- a CDS encoding roadblock/LC7 domain-containing protein, with translation MSQAAQNLNWLITNFVDNTPGVSHTVVVSADGLLLAMSEGFPRDRADQLAAVASGLTSLTAGASRIFEGGTVAQTVVEMERGFLFLMSVSDGSSLAVLSHPECDIGLVGYEMALLVDRAGAVLTPDLRAELQGSLLH
- the gltX gene encoding glutamate--tRNA ligase, encoding MANANSPKSSTPLGQGVPPRVRFCPSPTGNPHVGLVRTALFNWAFARHNEGTLVFRIEDTDAARDSEESYNQLLDSMRWLGFDWDEGPEVGGPHAPYRQSQRMDIYKDVAQKLLDAGHAYHCYCSTEELDARREAARAAGKPSGYDGHCRDLTDEQKAAYVAEGRTPIVRFRMPDEAITFDDLVRGEITYLPENVPDYGIVRANGAPLYTLVNPVDDALMEITHVLRGEDLLSSTPRQIALYKALTELGIAKETPAFGHLPYVMGDGNKKLSKRDPESSLNLYRERGFLPEGLLNYLSLLGWSLSADRDIFSIDEMVAAFDVTDVNPNPARFDLKKCEAINADHIRLLDVKDFTERCAPWLRAPFAPWAPEDFDEAKWQAIAPHAQSRMKVLSEITDNVDFLFLPEPAVDEASWTKAMKEGSDALLRTAREKLDAADWSSPESLKEAVLAAGEEHGLKLGKAQAPVRVAVTGRTVGLPLFESLQILGKEKTLARIDAALAKL
- a CDS encoding fumarylacetoacetate hydrolase family protein, with protein sequence MRIARFSIDGNVAFGAVEGDKPDELVLDIIKGIPFADFELSGTKVPLSKVRLLPPVLPNKVVAFGRNYAEHAKELGNEVPDAPFAFFKPSTSVIGPGDDIQYPSFSSELHHEAELAVVIGRMCREVPRERVKDVILGYTCANDVTARDVQKREKQWARAKGFDNSCPLGPWVETDLDLASIAEGITIQCTVNGAQRQLGRTSEMIHSVEDLIVNITEAMTLLPGDVILTGTPAGVGPLNVGDEVAVTIEGIGTLTNKVIKRG
- a CDS encoding MerR family transcriptional regulator, whose protein sequence is MRLSELSERSGVSTATIKYYLREGLLAPGRRISATTAEYDESHLRRLRLVRALIQAGRVPVATAKEILGHVDDESLGRTIRLGAALWALPQEPEPDERDPAVQSARHEVDRLLESLGWETARELSTLSPVHRSLVSAVATLIRLGYAWDAELMAPYAQLMHQAAVRDLDFLEKHPSEEEKVETAVAAAILFEPVLKALHRLAQEEESARRYGIE